The Accipiter gentilis chromosome 4, bAccGen1.1, whole genome shotgun sequence region CGCCGCCGTTAACACGCAACGTTTTGAATATCAACTACGACCCGTAAAAATCAAGCATGGGTTAACAGACCGGTGACGGGAATGTTTGGCTTGGGCAGCGGTGACCTGAGGGGAGCCAGTATCTAAAGGGAGAGGGAAAACGGCCGTTAGGGGAGGGAAAGTATGAGGTGATTTAAGAGGAAAGGATTAAATGACAGCATAGGGCTGGAAGGAgccggccgggccgcggcggggaggccggcggaggggggggggggggcggcgagccCCGGAGAAGCCGGGTTCCCCGGGGctcgcccccccctccgccggccTCCCCGCCGCGGCAGCGGCAAGACCCACCCCGCCATCACCCACCGGCCCGGCCGCCCGatgccgcccccgccgccgcttcACCAACCTCCACCTCCGCTTCCGGGTCGCGTCAGGCGAAGGGGAAATCCCGCCCCGGCGCTCTCCCCGCGCCTCCCAATCCCCCCGTTGCCAGGGGCAACGTCGCCCCTCCCCTCCGCAAAGGGCGGGAAACCGCGGCGCGATGGAGGACGTCGGTGAGGTGCCGCGGCCGCGCATCGCCACCGGCCACCTGGCGCAGCACATCGGGCGGCCCGTCTGCTTCGTGGGCCGCGTCGAGAAGGTCCGTGATCTGCCCGGCGGCGGGTTACTGCCCTTTGGGGGCCGCGCCGTGGCGCCTTCGGTGGGGTAGTTGCCCTGCCGGCCTGGGTAGTGCCTTGCCCCGGGGTGCGCTGCGGGCTGGGGCGCCGTGTGGGGAGGCTGTCGCCTTGCGTGGCGCAGCTCGTCGCGGCCTGGCCCGAGGGGAGGCCGGCGGCTCCGGTCAGGCCGGGGGCAGGGCGGGAGGCGGCCGTAACGGTCGGATCTTTCGGAGGAAGGCCTGCCGCGCAGTTCTGGTTGAGGTGGCTAAACCTGTAACGCTGACAGCTGCTTTTTGAGCGCACAGGGCTAATGTCTTTTGTAGATTCATCCTACTGGGAAGCTTTTCGTGCTTTCggatggagaaggaaaacataCGACTGTGGAGCTGAGCGAACCTGTAAGTTAAGGAATACTTTGGAAATACTAGATGTTGCCTCTTGTGGATTCCGGAGGTTTTGTCATTTCTGAGACCTGTGCGTGCCTTGCATGTATCGAGTTtttggtcaggaaaaaaaaatatatctctctTTATTCCTGAGGTTTTGTCTCTTCTGAAACCTGCACGACTTGCATGTgtttagtcagaaaaaaaataatccctggtTTCTCCCTTTTCCACCCATGTTTCATTGCCTCTGCTTCTTACATCTTCCAGCTAACTTGCAGTCTTCATATTCATGAACTGCCTTGGTCTTCATCAATTTTCAGGTGGTATTAAGAGAGAGAACTCATTCCTTGTCAGACAGATCCCTGTCTGGCTATTTTGTCTTAACTCTATTCGTTGTTTACAGTGTAATACATTCTACTACGTATAttagctttattttaatttcagtttttcctccctttttcttatTGCCTTTATATGCCTAACAGAATATTTTGTGAAGGTAGTCGAAAAAACCCAAGAACGTGGTATTCTCAACAGTTTCTGAGTTGACATTTTTATAGCCTCTTAGAGCACTTGTCATAGCATTCCAGTAAACTTCATCGTTAGCTTGAAgcattctttcttaaaaaaatttaaaatcaagcAATTAATGCAATGGATATAAGATATGCTTATAACTACTGCACAAATATACTGTTTCCTTTGTTATCATGTCCCACTAAAGGTATAACACCCTGGCATTCTCTTCTGTCTtttaagtttgttttattttctctatgaAATGTTGTAATTAAAGAATTATTTTCGCCGTGATGGCAAATGCTCTAGCTTAACTGACCATGTTTGTAGTCTTTAATGCTGAGAAATCTCGCCATTTCCATGTGAAATAATTGCACATGGTACTCTCTGACTTTCAAGACAGGAGCCTGTCCTTGTTGATGAAAAATGCAGTTTGATCTGGCAAAGAGTTTTGTCTTATTAATGTTAAGCTTGCTGACATCATcttcaaactgaaagaaaatgtctttcctACAAGTTCTGCCTGTATCTTAACTCTTTCTTTCTGGAGGTCATGGAAAGGTTTCCTGCCTTGGGTTGTTAAAACTGTAGATGTCAGCATCTGACCAACGATTTCACAACTTTGCATAACAGAGTAAATGGTCGAATTTCATAAATGCATAACTGCAGTGCTGGGCACTTCACAGTCTGTGTTCCATTGCGGTAGGAGAAACTGGTATATGCAGAAAAAACATGCCAGGTTAATCTCTCTGGTTTGCCTAATGTCAATGGAGGAACTCCTAGATTTGCTAATCAAagtgctttctaatttttttcctctttaatagattcctttgtttgcatgtgtgtaGTTTCTCCTTTCAACAGAGAACCCCAAAAttatggggaggggagggaatctATTGCTGTGTTCCAGGAGACTTACTAGACTCCACTAGAAAGTGAAAAGTAAGAGTTAGATATTGGAAGAACGTTACTGAAATAGTACTGCACTCTTAAAATTAgtatcttaaaaaagaaagaaaacatattcaACCTATGTGATTTTGGAGCAAGATAATacttttagccttttttttcccctcgttcAACCAAAGCCTTGTTATTGTCAAGGTCTTTGTATTCTGAACACTTACTGACAGATTACTTAATATTTTCCAGTTATACTTCCTGGATCTGGAATACTGGAACTGCTCTCTGGCATGTGTGATACCTTCTTAGCTCTTACAGAGTTCTATAGTTTACTCAGGTTTGAATGCTATGTGTTAAAATCTGGATTCTCTGCTCTCTGTGTCCTAGATTAGTCTCTGTTCAGTGACAAAATGACAGAGTTTTATATACTTATAAACCAGTATCTTCCCTCTGATGCTTCTTCACACATTTTTTTTGTGTCAGTACTGAATTGGCTGTTACTAAATCTGTAAGTGGCTCAAGacttttggggggcaggggagacAGGGCTGTTCAGTAGTACTGTATTGTTTGAAATGGAACAGAATCTGTCATGAACAGTCAGTTGTGGAGAGTGCAGTAGAGACAGCAGCTAATTTAGTGGCACTAATTTCATATTTGGTATGTTTTCTAGCTAGATGAAGAGATCTCAGGAGTTCTTGAGGTAGTGGGAAGAGTAACAAATCAGGCAACCATCATGTGCATGTCATATGTCCAGTTCAGAGAAGATAAAAGTCCATTTGGTAAGTAAGAATATACATTATGACAAATTCATTTTGAGTTCGGAACTCTTCTTTAGTAAGAAGGGAGAGCCTGATTATCTTTTCTTACAGACAAGGTCTTTCTTCAAGCTGCCAGATGCAGAGTAGACTGTAGAAAAGGAGAGTGTCATGGGAAAAATTCTATACAAAATACACTGGTTTACTGTCAAATTGTAGGGACTGACTTGAAGCTGGAGCCAGTCTAGATAGTTGCCATAGTCTGATCATTCTTGCACTCCTGACTGTGGGCTTCTGGCCTTGCACTGGACCTTGTGCGATGGTGGAGCTAGCAGGCCTAAAAATAACCCTCCAGAAAGCAAGCAATGAGAGTGTTGTTGCCTTGGGGAAAACTGGGGAGGATGAGGGAGACTGGGAATGCTCAGCtatactgctttaaaataagcaGTGCTTTAATGCTCTCATTTGCTTGTGGGGAACTTAGCTTATGCATCATAACCATTTTCTTTGCCCTCTTTCAGATCTGGAACTCTacaatgaagcactaaaaattaTTCACGAATTCCCTGAATACTTCCCGTTTGGTACTGGGCGGAGcaattgatttttcttagcatatATTTAGAACATATATATTAGAGGGGACAGCAGTACCGTAGCTTTCTTGCCTGACAGCATGGTAACAGTTGCATTTATTTCCATCAAATATACTGAAAAGATGGTGTTATGTGTGCCATGTATTGCCAGTGAAGAatggttttctttgaaaatgtatttattcagcaAGAAAAACGCTTGTGTGCATATCTCACTGTCTGTATATATTTAACCCTTCTGCATCCATGAAGAGTGTTCTTTTGCAGGACTGGACTTGCTAAAAACTGAAGTTTTGTAGGcatctttttgttgctgttggtagAGGTTGTAGGATACTTCACAGGAAACTCATATTGAAGACATTTGGTGGGGTTATGAcaaagattttttatttatttgctttgataTAAATTTATTGAACATGTAGGGGTATTTTGCATCTTGAAAATGGTCTATTCTCCAATAAAAAAGATCTGGCTACATTTAACTATTCACATATTACATGTTAGAGTGCTGTTTTCAGTGATACATGGTGACTCCTGTTCTATTTTACCTGACACAGGTAATTTTAACAAAGTGGAGTGTGAGGTACTTGCTTTTTGCATTGACATTGAACACTTTGACAATGTCTAGTTAAGGTTTGTGGATTTCAAATGCAGTTGACTTCCCATCACAACCTTCATTCTTGGTGGGAGTCTACACAGAAGTACCAGGATTCAGCCAGCTTGTCATGGTGACTTTAACCATATAAACTTCAACACAGTTCCCAGTTTTGTTACTATCCAGGCACATAGCAGAATTCATACATTTCTTACAGTAACACAATCAAAGCAAAATCTAACTTTGGAAATATTCTCtgtgaattaataaataaaatacttcaaagtattttaaataaatagccTGTTCATTAACCTTTCATACAAACAGGTTTCAGGCTTAATAGATATATTTAGTGCCTTATTAAGATTGCTAGCTTTGTGCTTATAGTTATCTCCATTTTCAGTCAAGGAATTTATGTTTTAAAGACTTATTTATCAAAGTTACTATAAACTGGGTGGATGATCAAGTTAACAGGTGATTTATTCCACCCCTGCCCCCCTACTTAGA contains the following coding sequences:
- the RPA3 gene encoding replication protein A 14 kDa subunit, which produces MEDVGEVPRPRIATGHLAQHIGRPVCFVGRVEKIHPTGKLFVLSDGEGKHTTVELSEPLDEEISGVLEVVGRVTNQATIMCMSYVQFREDKSPFDLELYNEALKIIHEFPEYFPFGTGRSN